Genomic segment of Blastocatellia bacterium:
CATCAATTGTACAGGAGTCGGTAAGGCGCTCATCGCTTATCTGCCGGAAGAGCAGCTCCACGAGTTGATCAAGCACAGGGGTCTCCCCCGCCACAACCATAAGACCATCACCTCTCCAGATAAACTCATCCAGGACCTCCAAAAAGTTCGTGCTCGCGGTTACTCGCTCGATGATGAAGAGGATGAGCTGGGAGTGAGATGCATTGGCGCGCCCGTCTTCAATCATCAAGG
This window contains:
- a CDS encoding IclR family transcriptional regulator, giving the protein MEQTKLTTHLAILEQGEAVYVEKVEAPGLVKIDTWVGRRMDINCTGVGKALIAYLPEEQLHELIKHRGLPRHNHKTITSPDKLIQDLQKVRARGYSLDDEEDELGVRCIGAPVFNHQG